The DNA sequence TAAAAAGAGGCCTCTGTACGGGTTAACTTGCCTCCTGGAAACCTATCTCACCAAAGACAATTGTCATGATTTATTCACATATATTAGCATGCGCTCACAATCTATAATTCAACGCCCCAGACTCCTACTTATCTAAAAATAGCTTCTTAAACAAAACCTTTGATTGCCCGAATAAGCTACTCAGCGTGAGTACCTTTACACActtctcctgcctcctttttactgtacatcacGCCGCAGACGACTACAAACGAGCTGTCACGCTTTCATCACTCCGCCCCGGCTTTcgctatttttttgtttctgtgattgATAAATAGCGCTCAGCGTGTAAAATATCGCAACAGCACTTGAATGAGAGGTGTCTCTTACTTCAGTAGCTTTTTATCACACTTTATAGATCGAGCACAATGACTGTAGTACCTGGCCTGATTTGCATCAGCCTGTTCAATGAGTGACTGACTGGCCACTGGCTGCTGTAGGTCGTCTGCTCTCTCTGACCAGGGATCCTGCAGGACTTCCGTCTGCGCTGACTCCTCAGCTTGGCCTTGCTCTCCATTCCGCTCAGACCCCATCAGACTGAGCAGCGGTGAGTATGAATCCTGCCACACAACCTGCTGCCCTGAGTTCAGTCCGGCTTCTCCTTCAAGGTGCTTGTTCACGTCTTTCTCTACAAGTTTCTTTTTGGCTGCTTGAGGGCCCTTCAGTGATTCCGCTTCGGCGTCTCCACGGCCCCTTGCTTCCTCCGACTCCGCGGGCAGTCGCTGATAGGTCTCCAGCCATTTCAGCTGCCCATTCTTGTTGCTGTACCTGCTGTCGCTGAACCAGCGCACCACCTCTGATTTGGGAAGGCCTGTCTGGACACTTAAGTCCTCATACTGCTGACTGCTGGGCCAGCGGGTATTGGAGAAAACCTGTCGGAGGATGTGCAGCTGTTGTGGGGTCTTGTTGCCCCAGGGGGGTGAGAAAGACGGCTGAGAGGCAGACACCTCGGCTACCTCAGACTTGTGTTCGTGATGTACAATCTCAGATGGAGTCCCGGGGTCGTTCGTCTTCAGCCTCTTAAAGTTGATCTTGATGGGATCAACTTTCAGCTCTGTGCAGCCTCTTTCCACGGCAAACGGATCCTCCTTAATGAGTTGCTGCAAGATTGACATGCCTTTTATTGGAAAGTTCTTGTTGCATTTACCCTCATCTAAAATGGATGAGATGCTTTTTGTAATGACAGTGGTGCTGGTGCTTTCAGTTGGGGATTTGCTGGCATGGTTCAGGTTAGGGACACTGTCATTACAGGTAGTACTGGGGTATTCACTGCTAATACTGTTGTTGGACTTGTGGACGTAGTTGTTGGCTTCCTTGTCGTGCCTTGCAGCGTGGGCCTGCTCTTGTGGACTAATGATGCCGCTGTTATGATTGTTACAGGCGATGCTGGATTTGCTGGTGTTGTTGATGATCACATGACTCTCTGTACTGTTTGAACCTTCCAATCCGATCGGTAAACTGTTGCTTTTGTCATTTGGTTTGCCGTTGGTGTCAGCAACACAGTGCTCATCATTATTGCTAATGTTGGTAGCGCAAATGGCAATGCTGTTGATGCTGTTTGTCAGGCTGCTGTTGTGCACCGGCTTCCTGGCGACAGTCTCACCACCATTACTACTGCTGGAAtagctgctgatgctgctgctactactgcaactactgctgctactgctgctccGACTGCTGCTGGTGCTACTGACATAACCACTGTTTCCAGCCATGTCCAGGCTGATGCCATTGCTCTTGACAGTCTCCACAGTGGGTTGAGTATTCTTGGTCAGTACCTGTGTTGTTCTGACTACGGGTGGAAATCTTGGGGGGGCAACTGGAGTAGAATACGAGACCCTGGTGACGTGGGGGTTGGTTGACATGCTGGCCTGCGTGGCCATGACTCCGAGAGGCCTTGTTTTTATACTGCCATAGGGAACTTTGGCCATCTGGAAGTTTGGTCCTTTTAAGCCTGGCTGGGCAGTGACAGTGTGGTGGCTTATTATGTGATTGACTTGCCGTTGTGTTGCAGGTTGCTTCTGAGGTGCTCCACCTTGGAACACGGTGTTGAACATCTTCCTCCTTGCCTCTTCGATCTCTTCAGGAGACCAGCTTATGCCTTGCTTGAGCCTTTGGGCAGTAAACCATAGTTTGATCTGCTCTTCAGGGAACTCTGAGACCACCGTTAGGTAGCAGAGTTCGGCTTTGGTCGGGTAGGGGAACTTGCCAAAGGATGTCTTCAGAAAGCTGCTGGTGTCCATAGCAGCATTGTAAGTGGGGATGCTGCTGAGAGGGATCATCACCTTTGGAAGGTCTTTATTGGAACCGGAAGAAGGGGGGGAGTAAAGGGAGGGAGTGTGCTGGTGAAAGACTTGGTTGGGCACTGTCGTCTTATTCACATGTGTGACAGTGGTCCTCGGCATAGCTGGGGCGCCAGAAACACTGAGAGCCCCGTTTTGGAGTTCAGGCACATTTGTCAGCATGCTGGGGTCGACATCCTTTCCAGTGTCTATCTTACGTACCTCCACGGTGTGAGAAACCACAATCTTTTTGTGCTCCCCCTTGGCTTTCATCATCTTTGCAATAGGTGTTTTGGTGAGGGAGATTCCAGATTCTCTGTAGTCTTTTCCGCTTTCCGTGAACAGACTTTGTTCCACAGTTGTTACTCCATCCCTCTTGTTGACAGTTAGGGAGGCAGTGACCAAGCCCTCCATTATCTTAGGATGGGCATTGGCATTATGCAGAGCCAGAGCCTCAAAGCGGACGACGGACACCCCACAGTTCAGGCAGTAAAAGGTGGGTAGGGCCCTGAAGTCTAAGTGGCAGTTGTGCATGTGATCCAAAAAGTAGTTTAGATCTCTTGATTCGAAACGGCAAGTGGAACAGCTGTAGGTACCTCCTCTTTGCATCTCACTGCCACTTTCAGAGGAGCTGTGAGAGAAATGGCCAGACTCTTCTCCAGAGATGCTGAGAATGCTGTCCTCTGGGATGGTTGGTAGGAGTTCTGGTAGCGAGCCCAGTATGATTTCCTCACGTACATGTTTGGATTTGGATGGTATCATGCAGGGTACAGTGGATTTCCTCTTGCTGGCCATTGTGCAGCCTTGTgcaggtgggagagagagtgatTGGTTGTCCGGTATGATGAGAACAGAGGGCGGGTGGATTGTGGAGAGGGTTGAATGGAGTTTAGTGTCATGGACCAGCCACTAGGATATCACAGTGTTGCTTCATGCCTTCTGCCACTTTAGGACTCCTGTCACATGGACACATTTAACAGCTCCCGGGGAACCTGTGAGGATagagtacaaaaaagaaatgtgactcTCTTACTCAGCccatatttaatttaatgtacGACACAGTCAGCGCATGGAACACAGAGAtataaataggaaaaaaagagtttaataATTAATCTTGAATATGATGCAAATGACGGACAAAAACCTACACAAATGTTAAGCTGAAAGCTGGAAATATTCATACATAGTCctctgagcaggaagcagaggaagcaATTGGCCACACACAAAGTAATATGTGTAGGTGGAAATACAGTGTGATCAGTGTAGGTGGTATTTATCAGCAATTACAGCACTGAACAAGGAGTACAGGGCTCTTCTTTTCAAAAAGCCATATGGTCTATGCTTATAATAGAAAATGAAGGTGACATCAAAGTACTGCTTAGAAAGGTGATGGATCTCACTCAGTCTCAccatattatttaaaaataaaatagaggcaactgaaaaattattattaatatctttAAATTATATCTGGCTGATTTCCAGAATACTGAAACAATTTCATTTAGGAGGGCACACAAAAATGCTtttcaataatgaaaattagTTTGGCTTggattctctctttctctctcacacacacatacacacatgtacacacacacttacgcacacaaacacacacacttccacacacacttccacacacgcacatacttccacacgcacacacgcacacacacacacacacacacacacacacacacacacacacacacacacacacacacacacacacgtctaatCAATACGGCCTGTCAGTGTTCTGGTTATTTACTAGGATTTACAGACTTCTGTCTAGCTGTCACTTTttatgaattcagaaaaaaaggagcataaTAATCGCCAGAGCCAGAAACAGTCTAATCTCaacaatgtttgttgttttccttcactGCTGCCATAGGGTTGGCTCCTCTTATTACTGATGGCATGCCTCCACAGACTTATTTTTAGCAAAGcctgatgatataaaaaaaaaatgtaagaagcACTTAGTTTAAAGCTAGAGTAAGACCATATGCAGTAAATGTGATGTCCTGGGTATGAATCAGGGTTATGATTTCATTTGCCAGATGCCACTTGCCTCCCTACAGGAAACGGTTATCATCAGTGAATATATATTGTTCACATTCCAAGTACTGTAGCGTTGGGATTTTGAGTGGGATGCACTTCACCTCTCCAAAGTGATAGTTGCTGGATAACTTTAACAGCTGTTTCACATTGTAACGCTGACTATAATATGCAA is a window from the Scophthalmus maximus strain ysfricsl-2021 chromosome 6, ASM2237912v1, whole genome shotgun sequence genome containing:
- the zhx3a gene encoding zinc fingers and homeoboxes protein 3, encoding MASKRKSTVPCMIPSKSKHVREEIILGSLPELLPTIPEDSILSISGEESGHFSHSSSESGSEMQRGGTYSCSTCRFESRDLNYFLDHMHNCHLDFRALPTFYCLNCGVSVVRFEALALHNANAHPKIMEGLVTASLTVNKRDGVTTVEQSLFTESGKDYRESGISLTKTPIAKMMKAKGEHKKIVVSHTVEVRKIDTGKDVDPSMLTNVPELQNGALSVSGAPAMPRTTVTHVNKTTVPNQVFHQHTPSLYSPPSSGSNKDLPKVMIPLSSIPTYNAAMDTSSFLKTSFGKFPYPTKAELCYLTVVSEFPEEQIKLWFTAQRLKQGISWSPEEIEEARRKMFNTVFQGGAPQKQPATQRQVNHIISHHTVTAQPGLKGPNFQMAKVPYGSIKTRPLGVMATQASMSTNPHVTRVSYSTPVAPPRFPPVVRTTQVLTKNTQPTVETVKSNGISLDMAGNSGYVSSTSSSRSSSSSSSCSSSSSISSYSSSSNGGETVARKPVHNSSLTNSINSIAICATNISNNDEHCVADTNGKPNDKSNSLPIGLEGSNSTESHVIINNTSKSSIACNNHNSGIISPQEQAHAARHDKEANNYVHKSNNSISSEYPSTTCNDSVPNLNHASKSPTESTSTTVITKSISSILDEGKCNKNFPIKGMSILQQLIKEDPFAVERGCTELKVDPIKINFKRLKTNDPGTPSEIVHHEHKSEVAEVSASQPSFSPPWGNKTPQQLHILRQVFSNTRWPSSQQYEDLSVQTGLPKSEVVRWFSDSRYSNKNGQLKWLETYQRLPAESEEARGRGDAEAESLKGPQAAKKKLVEKDVNKHLEGEAGLNSGQQVVWQDSYSPLLSLMGSERNGEQGQAEESAQTEVLQDPWSERADDLQQPVASQSLIEQADANQARDRLRMELLEV